One window of Chamaesiphon minutus PCC 6605 genomic DNA carries:
- a CDS encoding chemotaxis protein CheB, with protein sequence MSRIKVILVDDSPIALELLQRLLRSSSEVEVVGTARNGREALALIPQVNPNVICTDLHMSPIDGLELTKEVMAKFPRPILVVSNSVREDDTRNIFGLLQAGAVDIFPKPNGGEYSEYERVKDRLLAKIQMLSQVKVKAKTAATTVPSSNSVANGNDAGTLRAIAIGASTGGPQAIHKILTTLPQDLPIPIICAQHIGDGFLTGLISWLKEDSKLNVKVAQIGEIPAPRTVYFAPERAHLEFDTEGKFIYSNFTATTGTCPSIDALFRSVARVYGRSSASMILTGAGNDGVAGTEAIAAAGGLTIAQDQSSCLVFGMSKAAIATGSVGHILNLSEIAPFILSKINTSVRSA encoded by the coding sequence ATGTCTCGTATCAAAGTTATCCTCGTTGACGATTCGCCGATCGCGCTGGAATTATTGCAACGCTTATTAAGAAGTAGCTCTGAAGTTGAAGTAGTCGGCACGGCTCGGAATGGTCGAGAAGCATTGGCACTCATTCCTCAAGTCAATCCTAATGTAATTTGCACAGACCTTCACATGTCGCCGATCGATGGATTGGAACTTACTAAAGAAGTCATGGCCAAGTTTCCCCGACCGATTTTGGTCGTGAGTAATTCCGTTCGAGAAGATGATACCAGAAATATTTTTGGGTTACTACAAGCAGGAGCTGTAGATATCTTCCCCAAACCTAATGGTGGAGAATATAGCGAATACGAGCGCGTTAAAGATCGGCTCTTGGCCAAAATTCAGATGCTTTCGCAGGTAAAAGTCAAAGCCAAAACTGCTGCGACGACAGTACCATCATCTAATTCGGTTGCCAATGGCAATGATGCTGGCACTTTACGCGCGATCGCCATCGGTGCCTCGACAGGTGGCCCTCAAGCCATTCACAAAATTCTGACCACACTGCCTCAAGATCTCCCCATACCGATAATTTGCGCTCAACATATCGGCGATGGCTTTTTGACAGGGTTGATTAGTTGGCTCAAAGAAGACTCCAAACTAAATGTCAAAGTTGCCCAAATTGGCGAAATTCCCGCTCCTAGAACAGTGTATTTTGCCCCAGAACGAGCGCATCTCGAATTTGATACTGAGGGGAAATTTATCTATAGTAACTTTACTGCGACTACTGGCACTTGCCCGTCGATCGATGCTTTGTTCCGATCGGTTGCGCGTGTCTATGGCCGTTCTAGTGCTAGCATGATTCTCACGGGTGCGGGTAACGATGGTGTTGCTGGCACTGAAGCGATTGCCGCTGCGGGGGGACTAACCATCGCCCAAGACCAATCGAGCTGCCTCGTCTTTGGCATGTCCAAAGCAGCGATCGCGACTGGCTCTGTCGGACATATTCTCAACCTATCAGAGATCGCACCTTTTATTTTAAGTAAGATTAATACCAGTGTTCGATCTGCCTAA
- a CDS encoding SAM-dependent methyltransferase, whose product MKSTNLQSLTTDFFEALYRENPDPWQFATSEYEAKKYATTLNSLPRDRYQSAFEIGGSIGIFTEQLASKCESLLSVDVSTIAQEQAKHRCQHLSHVDFQIMSVPDEFPDTSFDLIVLSEVGYYWCWDDFYKAQNLMLDRLKPQGHLEIVHWIVDARVLPLTGDLVHDSFLELVPNRLAHLHSLTTDKYRLDLFEKL is encoded by the coding sequence ATGAAATCGACTAATTTGCAATCGCTGACCACAGATTTTTTTGAAGCTTTGTATCGTGAAAATCCCGACCCCTGGCAATTTGCTACCAGCGAGTACGAAGCTAAAAAATATGCAACTACTCTTAATTCACTGCCACGCGATCGATATCAGTCAGCCTTTGAAATTGGTGGTTCGATCGGTATTTTTACCGAACAATTAGCAAGCAAATGCGAATCATTATTATCTGTAGATGTATCTACTATCGCTCAAGAGCAAGCTAAACATAGGTGTCAGCATTTGAGTCATGTCGATTTTCAAATCATGTCCGTGCCTGACGAATTCCCAGATACTTCCTTCGATCTGATTGTGCTCTCAGAAGTTGGCTATTATTGGTGTTGGGACGACTTTTACAAAGCTCAAAACCTAATGCTCGATCGATTGAAACCGCAAGGACACCTGGAGATCGTGCATTGGATTGTCGATGCCAGAGTATTACCCCTAACTGGCGATCTAGTCCACGATTCTTTTCTCGAACTCGTCCCCAATCGACTCGCACACCTCCACAGTTTGACTACCGATAAGTATCGATTAGACTTATTTGAAAAGCTCTAA
- a CDS encoding methyl-accepting chemotaxis protein, translating into MLNSFRTNFQDKLNSLPFKAKATAIAVLLSLLPVLGVGGLAYFISSSNLIESETDNEKSSATALSDALARFIGIRIRDAKSLADLPFFNNANIAKVVSQAEQEDFLSNYVDRYKFYDSAVIFDLNGNPIAASKGSKLDNHANREYFQAVLKTGKPYVSKVETSKSTEKSSIYFVAPVKDSITGQMSAIVRLRLPVASLKPIAEVYGVNNAQWHIIDKNTSKFILASEEAQIGRDTSDFARYEQLKNSDKPQSVVDVDRLNNANQLISVVSLPNSEELGQSNLGIIIAKDTKLIEAKANAVLIVLLVGMLVAGGTTVGLSLLVGNRVTKFIQQMAESIVNSSSAIVNTVEVQEVNVNMQANSAIDTSATVNELGAVSFQSAAQAEAAANGARQALALSEDGTRAVQETLQGMSGLRDKVDAIANQIVTLSEQTGQITVVSDLVADLASQTNMLALNAAVEAARAGEQGKGFSVVADEIRKLADQSKKSADKINALAEDIQTAINRTVMVTDEGTKTVDEGIDLARSTAATFAGVTDAVNNVFLNSQQISTSAKQQAVSIQQVLSSMTNISQGSQESAVGMHQVKMTTRELTQVADELKAAVV; encoded by the coding sequence ATGCTGAATTCCTTTAGAACCAATTTTCAAGACAAACTCAACAGCCTGCCTTTTAAAGCCAAAGCAACTGCGATCGCGGTATTGCTCTCACTCTTGCCCGTATTGGGGGTTGGTGGTTTGGCTTACTTCATCTCTAGCTCCAACCTGATCGAATCAGAGACAGACAACGAAAAATCTTCGGCAACCGCACTGTCGGACGCGCTCGCTCGCTTTATTGGTATTCGGATTAGAGACGCTAAATCCCTTGCCGATTTGCCATTCTTCAACAACGCAAATATTGCCAAAGTTGTATCTCAGGCCGAACAAGAAGACTTTTTGAGTAATTACGTCGATCGATATAAATTTTATGACAGTGCCGTGATTTTCGATCTCAATGGTAATCCGATTGCCGCCTCCAAAGGAAGTAAGCTGGATAACCATGCCAATCGCGAGTATTTTCAGGCCGTACTAAAAACTGGTAAACCTTATGTTAGTAAAGTTGAAACTTCTAAATCAACCGAGAAATCATCGATTTACTTTGTCGCGCCAGTTAAAGATAGTATCACTGGACAGATGAGCGCGATCGTCAGATTGCGATTGCCAGTTGCTTCGCTCAAACCAATTGCCGAAGTATATGGCGTTAACAACGCTCAGTGGCACATTATCGATAAAAACACCAGTAAATTTATTCTGGCCTCGGAAGAAGCGCAAATCGGTCGCGATACTAGTGATTTTGCGCGCTACGAGCAGTTAAAAAATAGCGATAAACCCCAGTCGGTAGTTGATGTCGATCGGCTGAATAACGCCAACCAGTTAATCTCTGTTGTCAGTCTTCCTAATAGTGAAGAGTTAGGGCAGAGTAATCTGGGCATCATCATTGCCAAAGATACCAAGTTGATTGAGGCTAAAGCAAACGCAGTTCTGATCGTATTGCTAGTGGGGATGTTGGTAGCAGGTGGTACGACTGTGGGCTTATCCCTACTGGTGGGAAATCGGGTTACCAAGTTTATCCAACAAATGGCCGAATCGATCGTCAACTCTTCTAGTGCGATCGTCAATACGGTCGAAGTGCAAGAAGTCAACGTTAACATGCAAGCCAACTCCGCGATCGATACCAGTGCTACAGTCAACGAGCTAGGTGCGGTCTCCTTCCAATCTGCCGCTCAAGCAGAAGCCGCCGCCAATGGTGCCAGACAAGCACTCGCCCTCTCTGAAGATGGAACTAGAGCGGTACAAGAGACACTCCAAGGGATGTCGGGACTTCGCGACAAAGTAGACGCGATCGCCAATCAAATCGTCACCCTCAGCGAACAAACCGGACAAATTACCGTGGTATCTGACTTGGTGGCAGATTTGGCAAGCCAAACCAACATGCTCGCACTCAACGCAGCGGTTGAAGCAGCTCGCGCCGGAGAACAGGGTAAAGGTTTTAGTGTAGTTGCCGATGAAATTCGTAAACTAGCCGACCAAAGTAAAAAATCTGCCGATAAAATTAACGCTCTAGCCGAAGATATTCAAACAGCGATCAACCGCACGGTAATGGTAACCGATGAAGGTACCAAAACTGTAGACGAAGGGATCGATCTGGCTCGATCGACCGCAGCTACCTTTGCTGGGGTGACAGACGCGGTAAATAACGTATTCTTGAACTCCCAACAAATTTCGACTAGTGCCAAACAACAAGCGGTCTCGATTCAGCAAGTACTCAGTTCGATGACCAATATCTCACAAGGCTCTCAAGAAAGCGCGGTCGGTATGCACCAAGTGAAGATGACCACCAGGGAGTTGACGCAGGTAGCGGATGAGTTGAAGGCTGCGGTGGTCTAA
- a CDS encoding four helix bundle protein, whose translation MSISRFRELKAWQLGMDLAEKVYLLSESFPKSEIYGLTSQIRRAAVSIPSNLAEGHGRTSTKEFLQFIAISFGSICELETQILLSHRLKYITMDDSETVLALLTETSKTIRGLQRAIKDRLDG comes from the coding sequence ATGAGTATTAGTCGATTTCGTGAATTGAAGGCTTGGCAGTTGGGGATGGATTTAGCAGAAAAGGTTTATTTACTCAGTGAATCTTTTCCCAAATCAGAAATTTATGGCCTAACAAGTCAAATTCGCCGTGCGGCTGTCTCGATTCCGTCTAATCTCGCTGAAGGACACGGCAGAACTTCTACTAAAGAGTTTTTACAATTTATCGCAATCTCTTTCGGATCTATCTGTGAACTAGAAACCCAAATCTTGCTATCTCATCGACTGAAATATATCACTATGGATGATTCAGAGACAGTTTTAGCTCTCCTAACTGAGACTAGTAAAACCATTCGTGGTTTACAAAGAGCTATCAAAGACAGACTAGATGGATAG
- a CDS encoding response regulator, which produces MAPTKVLIVEDSPVAMEVLQRLFKSTPEVEIVGTARNGQEALAMIPRLNPTVICTDFHMEPIDGLELTKQVMANYPRPILVLSNSVKADDTKNVFALLQAGASDIYPKPLGGEYAEYEAIKQKILSKIKLLSGMSVKARPLN; this is translated from the coding sequence ATGGCTCCTACTAAAGTTTTGATTGTTGAAGATTCTCCCGTCGCGATGGAAGTACTCCAACGTCTATTTAAAAGCACTCCCGAAGTTGAAATTGTCGGCACCGCTCGCAATGGACAAGAAGCTCTGGCAATGATTCCTCGGCTCAATCCGACGGTGATTTGTACTGACTTCCACATGGAACCGATCGATGGATTGGAACTCACTAAACAAGTCATGGCCAACTACCCACGTCCGATTCTCGTCTTGAGCAACTCTGTCAAAGCTGACGATACCAAAAATGTCTTCGCACTCTTGCAAGCCGGAGCGTCTGATATTTATCCCAAACCGCTCGGTGGTGAATACGCTGAGTACGAAGCCATCAAACAAAAGATCCTCTCGAAAATCAAGCTCCTCTCTGGGATGAGTGTCAAAGCTAGACCCCTAAACTAG
- a CDS encoding methyl-accepting chemotaxis protein: MFQTNLLKKATNFSFKTKAIGLAILLAVIPILGTGAFAAFLSAQNIRAQETQQQRLLARSLSQNLTRFIGLRSVDIQNISVLAPASDLLVLAKTPIAEQERLLKKAADRYKFYDTIAIVDLQGKPIAASNRLNIRPNYGNLDYFKKTIASGQPQISRVDLNTTNNRAYLYFTAPTFDRNDKMVAVILARMPVAALEVVTKTFGDDQNNWAIFDRSSRKIIQASQRLRAGRSTEDLSSFQQYRSIELMTVEDTDRYNSRPQLISYKAIVPPPGAAEMDLVAVMSEDIEILLANERPIWVAIGLGSLFAGALTAGVAFFLSDRVTKYIQRAISTITISASEIIDTVQTQEITVNEQANSAIATTDNVNELESISTTTAEQAAASATGARQALSLAEEGTQAVQKTINEMSDLRERVDEIAVQIANLGEQTGQITNVSDLVSDLAKQTNMLALKAAVEAARAGEQGKGFGVVAGEIRKLADESKKSAQKINDLATDIQTSINRTVIVTDRGTKTVTEGIQLAETTAATFIGVADAVNNVFLNSQQISASTQRQATAIQQVLGAMNTISKGSQESAVGMHKVKTSTRELNLIADELQAVVN, from the coding sequence ATGTTTCAAACTAATCTCCTCAAAAAAGCCACGAATTTTTCGTTCAAAACTAAAGCAATTGGTTTGGCAATCTTACTAGCCGTCATTCCGATTTTGGGTACGGGTGCGTTTGCCGCATTCCTATCTGCTCAAAATATTCGCGCTCAAGAAACACAGCAACAACGGTTACTAGCCAGATCGTTAAGCCAAAACCTCACCCGGTTTATCGGATTGCGAAGTGTAGATATTCAAAACATTTCAGTTTTGGCTCCAGCTAGCGACCTGTTGGTATTGGCCAAAACACCGATTGCCGAACAAGAACGCTTGCTCAAAAAAGCAGCCGATCGATATAAATTTTATGACACGATTGCGATTGTCGATCTTCAGGGTAAACCGATCGCGGCGTCTAATCGTCTCAATATTCGCCCTAATTATGGCAATCTAGATTACTTCAAAAAAACGATCGCTAGCGGGCAACCCCAAATATCTAGGGTCGATCTTAATACCACTAACAATCGAGCTTATCTGTACTTCACAGCTCCCACCTTCGATCGTAATGACAAAATGGTAGCGGTGATTTTGGCGAGAATGCCTGTTGCCGCACTAGAAGTCGTTACCAAAACATTTGGTGACGATCAGAATAATTGGGCTATTTTCGATAGATCCAGTCGCAAAATCATCCAAGCTAGCCAGCGTTTGCGCGCCGGACGATCTACCGAGGATCTGTCGAGTTTTCAGCAATATCGATCGATTGAGCTAATGACGGTCGAAGATACAGATCGTTACAATAGTAGGCCACAACTCATCTCCTATAAAGCGATCGTCCCACCTCCCGGTGCCGCCGAGATGGATCTGGTGGCAGTCATGTCTGAGGATATTGAGATACTGTTGGCTAACGAACGACCCATTTGGGTAGCCATCGGACTCGGTAGTTTATTTGCAGGCGCGCTCACTGCTGGTGTGGCCTTCTTCTTGAGCGATCGCGTTACTAAATATATCCAACGCGCCATCTCCACAATTACTATTTCTGCGAGTGAAATTATCGATACCGTTCAGACGCAAGAAATTACCGTTAACGAACAAGCAAATTCGGCGATCGCTACTACAGATAACGTTAACGAATTAGAGAGTATTTCGACCACTACCGCCGAACAAGCCGCAGCCTCTGCCACAGGAGCCAGACAAGCTCTCTCCCTGGCCGAAGAAGGCACACAGGCGGTACAAAAAACTATTAATGAAATGTCCGATCTCCGCGAGCGAGTCGATGAAATTGCCGTCCAAATCGCCAATCTCGGCGAACAAACCGGGCAGATTACTAACGTCTCCGATCTAGTATCTGACTTAGCCAAACAAACCAACATGCTCGCACTCAAAGCCGCTGTAGAAGCAGCACGAGCGGGCGAGCAAGGTAAAGGATTCGGGGTAGTTGCGGGCGAAATTCGGAAACTGGCAGATGAAAGTAAAAAATCTGCTCAGAAGATTAACGATTTGGCTACCGATATTCAAACGTCCATCAATCGTACCGTCATCGTTACCGATCGCGGTACCAAGACAGTTACCGAAGGCATTCAACTAGCGGAAACTACCGCAGCAACTTTCATCGGTGTGGCAGATGCCGTCAACAATGTGTTCTTGAACTCCCAACAGATTTCTGCTAGTACCCAACGCCAAGCAACCGCCATTCAACAAGTATTGGGGGCAATGAATACCATTTCTAAAGGTTCTCAAGAAAGTGCTGTTGGTATGCACAAAGTTAAAACATCTACCCGCGAACTCAACCTAATTGCGGACGAACTGCAAGCAGTGGTGAATTAG
- a CDS encoding PIG-L deacetylase family protein — translation MNQPPKFSNRHTNEGEIENVEGSDPIVRNGQLQSRRIKTLLMLPNLDLRQHQSGAARRRVLLSSPETLPLRDLTYIARQRVVVVAPHPDDETLGCGGAIALLCAKGYDVKVAIVSDGTMSHPNSRSHPAPRLRSLRESETLAALAILGIEDRSLVTFLGLKDGAVPTVTSPTFQSAKVLCQEYLQQTLPDTIFLPWRADPHSDHRATWQLIQAAILSLSIFPQIIEYPIWDWDLQQQKKLPDLDRISGWRIDIGTVLAQKRRAIAAYKSQLGQAIEDDPDGFCLTPEMLTNFTRSWEVYFEEIL, via the coding sequence ATGAACCAGCCCCCAAAATTTAGCAATCGTCATACCAATGAGGGTGAGATCGAGAATGTTGAAGGCTCTGACCCGATCGTCCGCAATGGCCAATTACAAAGCCGACGCATTAAAACATTGCTGATGCTGCCAAACTTGGATCTTCGTCAGCATCAGAGCGGCGCAGCTCGCCGTCGAGTATTATTATCCAGCCCCGAAACACTACCGCTGCGAGATCTGACCTACATCGCTCGCCAGCGGGTAGTCGTAGTTGCCCCCCATCCCGACGATGAAACACTCGGCTGTGGTGGTGCCATCGCCTTACTGTGCGCCAAAGGCTACGATGTCAAAGTTGCAATTGTCAGCGATGGTACGATGTCCCACCCCAACTCGCGATCGCATCCCGCCCCCAGACTGCGATCGCTCAGAGAGAGCGAAACGCTCGCCGCTTTAGCAATTTTAGGCATCGAAGATCGATCGTTAGTTACTTTTTTAGGTCTTAAAGATGGCGCGGTGCCAACTGTAACTTCACCGACTTTTCAATCAGCTAAAGTACTTTGTCAAGAATATTTACAACAAACTTTACCAGATACGATTTTTTTACCATGGCGTGCCGATCCACATTCAGATCATCGCGCGACTTGGCAACTGATTCAAGCCGCTATCTTGAGTTTGAGCATCTTTCCACAAATCATTGAATATCCAATTTGGGATTGGGATCTTCAGCAGCAAAAAAAACTCCCAGATCTCGATCGGATCTCAGGCTGGCGAATAGATATCGGCACGGTATTAGCTCAAAAACGACGAGCGATCGCGGCATATAAATCGCAACTCGGTCAAGCAATCGAAGACGACCCCGATGGCTTCTGCTTGACCCCAGAAATGCTGACTAATTTTACCCGATCTTGGGAAGTCTATTTTGAGGAAATATTATGA
- a CDS encoding hybrid sensor histidine kinase/response regulator, translating to MYIDDEELRGLYKTSATEHIQAIESALMQLEKQPQNSDVLKELLRSAHTLKGDSRMLGVEDVETLVHQIEECLMPIDKGQGTMTEQLCERLYLGLDTIKKLAHTAVSGELNDVNMFYVLATLMGDVAADAIPSISALPTTATLPDRAAKTLGFEDSSLDMDAIVSDDWVNAGDDSSVFDTPRDLWVHERPALPLPTEAMEMPPGTPPEPSQLKTSFLELAADLFPAEDSTLPPLDRQTVLNDFTILPGTSQSEDLPSQTPADYLLFAPDDNFTLIPSTNEIGDRQLDLEERALSDTGFPLFDPLSVDLPTARYDSSTEDDALFSAFDNLLMPLEEEIPAEEFSTLADRPEPQPPVEAKIAPPSVTAPKVPTAPATNLGDERIDTIRVDAKQLDALMGQSGEINVINQQIATRLLDLDTLLELWENGSRDYQHLQNFIQQNPSQLSLYQQLSHLDRQWAQMGALISKFKKSIGADSSRLELVTSAIDSGVQKLRLLPLSTILNLFPRMVRDLAKTQSKEINFAIEGGDLLLDKRLLEEIKDPLMHILRNAIDHGIETPLERQQNGKLAAATLIIQVRQTGNQTTIEILDDGRGLDLQRIKATAIKRGLHTKEELDAMSVDRIQSLIFASGFSTRARVTELSGRGVGLDIVKTNIERIKGSVDVESSPDRGCTFRIVLSHAIGSSQVMMVEVRHHTYAIPVEYVDRMLLVNKAEIFALSGTPTTQINGQTTTVAWLADLLDLPALAPDSPGELTRTSKSIACLLLQSGRQKLALLVDRIEDRQLVTIESPHPLLHNVPHLAGATILGTGEVCLVLNPLDLFATAGGNRPIGSTTTAATTPMFATQAPAILLVEDSLVIRTQMTRILQGAGYRVTVANDGLDGWEKLQAEQFDLVVSDVEMPRWGGLKLTTEIRNHADYQHLPIVLVTTLSQSVDRDRGFEAGATAYLTKGDFDQQLLLDTLNRLI from the coding sequence ATGTACATCGACGACGAAGAACTCCGAGGACTATACAAAACCTCAGCTACCGAACACATCCAAGCGATCGAATCGGCATTGATGCAGTTGGAAAAACAGCCGCAAAATTCGGATGTATTAAAAGAGTTATTACGCTCGGCGCATACGCTTAAGGGTGATTCGCGGATGCTAGGGGTTGAGGATGTCGAAACACTCGTTCACCAGATCGAAGAGTGCCTGATGCCGATCGATAAGGGTCAAGGGACGATGACTGAGCAATTGTGCGAGCGATTGTATTTGGGTTTGGATACCATCAAGAAACTCGCACATACTGCGGTATCTGGCGAACTTAATGATGTCAATATGTTTTATGTATTGGCTACATTAATGGGCGATGTCGCTGCCGATGCCATTCCGTCTATCTCGGCATTACCGACAACAGCTACTCTACCCGATCGAGCGGCTAAAACCTTGGGTTTTGAAGATAGTAGCTTAGATATGGATGCTATTGTCTCTGATGATTGGGTGAATGCGGGTGATGACAGCTCTGTCTTCGATACGCCTAGAGATCTGTGGGTACACGAACGCCCTGCTCTACCGTTGCCAACCGAAGCAATGGAGATGCCACCTGGGACACCACCAGAGCCATCCCAACTCAAAACCAGCTTCTTGGAGTTAGCCGCAGATTTATTTCCAGCAGAAGATTCAACTTTACCGCCGTTGGATCGTCAGACAGTCTTAAACGACTTCACTATACTGCCGGGTACGTCACAGAGCGAAGATCTGCCGAGCCAGACGCCTGCTGACTATCTGCTGTTTGCCCCAGACGATAACTTTACATTAATTCCGAGTACAAACGAGATTGGCGATCGACAGCTCGATCTAGAGGAGCGGGCTTTGTCCGATACTGGCTTCCCGCTGTTCGATCCTCTCTCTGTAGACTTGCCAACCGCTCGGTATGACTCTAGCACTGAAGATGATGCCTTGTTCTCGGCTTTTGACAACCTTCTAATGCCACTGGAAGAAGAGATCCCAGCGGAGGAATTCTCCACCTTAGCGGATCGCCCAGAGCCACAGCCACCAGTCGAGGCGAAGATCGCACCGCCAAGTGTCACCGCACCCAAAGTCCCAACTGCTCCAGCCACCAATCTCGGCGACGAGCGCATCGACACAATTCGAGTCGATGCCAAACAGTTAGATGCCTTGATGGGGCAATCTGGTGAAATTAATGTCATCAACCAGCAAATTGCTACTAGGTTACTCGATCTAGATACCTTGCTCGAACTTTGGGAAAATGGCAGCCGCGATTATCAGCATCTGCAAAACTTTATCCAGCAAAATCCTTCCCAATTATCCCTATATCAACAATTGAGTCACCTCGATCGTCAGTGGGCGCAGATGGGAGCTTTAATTAGTAAGTTCAAAAAATCGATCGGTGCCGACAGTTCTAGATTAGAACTAGTTACCTCCGCCATAGATTCGGGCGTCCAAAAGCTCAGACTATTGCCGCTATCGACGATTTTGAATCTTTTTCCTCGGATGGTGCGAGACTTAGCCAAAACCCAATCTAAAGAAATTAATTTCGCGATCGAAGGTGGCGATCTACTCCTCGATAAACGGCTCTTAGAAGAGATCAAAGACCCGTTGATGCATATTCTACGAAATGCGATCGATCATGGCATTGAGACGCCCTTAGAACGCCAGCAGAACGGTAAATTGGCCGCTGCAACTCTGATAATTCAAGTCCGCCAAACTGGCAACCAAACCACGATCGAGATCCTTGACGATGGGCGAGGGTTGGACTTACAACGGATTAAAGCGACCGCAATTAAGCGGGGACTGCATACCAAGGAAGAATTAGATGCGATGAGTGTCGATCGCATCCAATCGCTAATCTTTGCTTCGGGCTTTTCTACCCGCGCGCGGGTGACGGAGCTGTCCGGACGAGGGGTGGGCTTAGATATCGTCAAGACAAATATCGAACGCATTAAAGGCTCAGTCGATGTGGAATCATCACCCGATCGTGGGTGTACGTTCCGCATCGTCCTCAGTCACGCGATCGGTAGCTCGCAAGTGATGATGGTCGAAGTCCGCCACCATACCTACGCCATCCCCGTTGAATATGTCGATCGGATGTTGCTGGTAAACAAAGCGGAAATCTTTGCGCTCAGTGGTACTCCTACCACTCAGATTAACGGGCAAACGACGACAGTGGCTTGGTTGGCCGATTTGCTCGACCTCCCCGCGCTCGCCCCCGATTCCCCAGGAGAACTAACTCGTACTAGCAAATCGATTGCTTGCCTGCTGCTTCAATCGGGACGACAAAAATTAGCACTGTTGGTCGATCGGATCGAAGATCGCCAACTAGTGACGATCGAGTCGCCCCATCCCTTGCTCCACAATGTCCCCCATCTTGCTGGGGCGACAATTTTGGGGACGGGGGAAGTCTGTCTGGTACTCAATCCCCTCGATTTGTTTGCCACTGCTGGGGGCAATCGTCCGATCGGTTCGACAACCACTGCGGCAACGACACCAATGTTTGCGACTCAAGCTCCTGCCATTCTCTTGGTAGAAGACTCACTTGTAATTCGCACGCAGATGACGCGGATTCTCCAGGGGGCTGGCTACCGCGTCACAGTCGCCAATGACGGTTTGGATGGTTGGGAAAAACTCCAAGCCGAGCAATTCGATCTGGTCGTTTCCGACGTCGAAATGCCGCGCTGGGGCGGTCTCAAACTCACCACTGAGATTCGCAATCATGCTGACTATCAGCATCTCCCAATCGTCTTGGTGACGACACTCTCCCAATCAGTCGATCGCGATCGTGGCTTTGAAGCTGGTGCCACCGCCTATCTTACCAAAGGCGATTTTGACCAGCAACTCTTGCTCGATACGCTCAATCGGTTGATCTAG